The Streptomyces sp. RKAG293 genome includes a region encoding these proteins:
- a CDS encoding barstar family protein, producing the protein MTATVLDLAGVTTRHEFMDRCVRSLSLPEYFGRNWDALADCLTDLSWCPAATRRRLRVTGWQEYAAASPREWRIVTQILRDASDFWQHTDTPLHVIVEEATNEA; encoded by the coding sequence GTGACGGCCACCGTGCTCGACCTCGCCGGTGTCACCACCCGGCACGAGTTCATGGACCGCTGCGTCCGGTCGCTGTCCCTGCCGGAGTACTTCGGCCGCAACTGGGACGCCCTGGCGGACTGCCTGACCGACCTGTCCTGGTGCCCGGCCGCCACCCGGCGCCGGCTGCGGGTCACGGGCTGGCAGGAGTATGCCGCCGCCTCGCCCCGCGAATGGCGCATCGTCACCCAGATCCTCCGGGACGCCTCCGACTTCTGGCAGCACACCGACACCCCCCTCCACGTGATCGTGGAGGAAGCCACAAACGAGGCCTGA
- a CDS encoding ribonuclease domain-containing protein, with protein MLLRSATRAAAAALLMCLVVLLTGCSPPTGSHTGAGTGTPTGTTGTGTATRSPASPGSGYGPTATVPGWAAGRATVAAGRLPAEARNTLALIDRGGPYPYPKDGAVFSNFEKELPREKAGYYHEYTVTTPGSRDRGARRIITGEGGEFYYTDDHYQTFKAVLR; from the coding sequence ATGCTGCTGCGGTCCGCCACGCGCGCGGCCGCCGCCGCGCTCCTGATGTGCCTCGTCGTGCTCCTCACCGGCTGTTCCCCGCCCACCGGGAGCCACACCGGGGCGGGCACCGGGACGCCCACCGGGACGACGGGTACGGGGACCGCGACGCGCTCCCCGGCGTCCCCCGGCAGTGGCTACGGACCCACCGCCACCGTTCCCGGCTGGGCCGCCGGCCGCGCGACGGTCGCCGCCGGCCGGCTGCCCGCCGAGGCGCGGAACACCCTGGCGCTGATCGACCGGGGCGGCCCGTACCCGTACCCGAAGGACGGGGCCGTGTTCAGCAACTTCGAGAAGGAGCTGCCCCGCGAGAAGGCCGGCTACTACCACGAGTACACCGTCACGACCCCGGGCTCACGCGACCGCGGCGCCCGCCGGATCATCACCGGCGAGGGCGGCGAGTTCTACTACACCGACGACCACTACCAGACCTTCAAGGCGGTGCTGCGGTGA
- a CDS encoding GntR family transcriptional regulator has protein sequence MTAGLRKRDLIREHLISLIEARAVGQAIPAERQLCVELETSRPTLRAVVDELVKDGWLVREHGRGVFVGTPKISQRIVTAPAADQSGYPAAPGTWTSRVLDHSVIPAGMSIGSRLRVEAGTPVLRVARQRLVDDEPMALETIHVLSELVPGATADDVESGSFYSLLRDRYGIEPSAAEQIHEALSADTVQASLLGISAGAAVLSSERVTRDQHGRLFEYTHAIYRGDRYRLVSQLALGGPPDAASPQVTPTV, from the coding sequence ATGACTGCCGGACTGAGAAAACGCGATCTGATCCGCGAGCACCTGATCTCGCTGATCGAGGCCCGCGCGGTGGGGCAGGCCATCCCGGCCGAACGGCAGCTGTGCGTCGAACTCGAGACCTCCCGGCCGACGTTGCGCGCCGTGGTGGACGAACTGGTCAAGGACGGCTGGCTGGTGCGCGAGCACGGGCGCGGGGTGTTCGTCGGCACGCCGAAGATCTCCCAGCGGATCGTGACCGCGCCGGCCGCCGATCAGTCCGGCTACCCGGCGGCCCCGGGGACGTGGACCAGCCGCGTCCTCGACCACTCGGTGATCCCGGCCGGCATGAGCATCGGGAGCCGGCTGCGCGTCGAGGCCGGCACCCCCGTGCTGCGGGTGGCCCGGCAGCGGCTGGTCGACGACGAGCCGATGGCGCTGGAGACCATCCACGTCCTCAGCGAACTGGTGCCCGGCGCCACCGCGGACGACGTCGAGAGCGGCTCCTTCTACTCCCTGCTGCGCGACCGCTACGGCATCGAGCCCTCCGCGGCCGAGCAGATCCACGAGGCGCTGTCCGCCGACACCGTGCAGGCGTCGCTGCTCGGCATCAGCGCCGGAGCGGCGGTGCTGTCCTCGGAGCGCGTCACCCGCGACCAGCACGGCCGGCTCTTCGAGTACACGCACGCCATCTACCGCGGCGACCGCTACCGGCTGGTCTCCCAGCTGGCCCTCGGCGGTCCGCCGGACGCCGCGAGTCCCCAGGTCACGCCCACGGTCTGA
- a CDS encoding glycosyl hydrolase family 18 protein, which produces MRNRRLLTAAAAAAACTVAAFTAGSALGSPAGRTPAPVHAAPAAAPAAVPAVPSGVQLQGWLYPGSAGEPQCAGQAEYADNRLRSGALKPEYWAVQPNGTLLLETAAQGLCNAYSAADVADLKAHSTYQYPTVSGMDTPTVRALVGSSARRGQAVQQLTAMTVNAGLTGIDVDMEDYWSWSTGDFADYRTFLTQLATSLHASGKRLQVDAPAMTEDAPYYDYAAVVATGVDELAIMAYDDEYDSAAGGKCKPITPYAWLKQVVQYARSKVPDHDKLVIGLPSYGYSAPASCDTSAIEGNIPFSVMRGKPGWSGNASTIEQRRDSGSGEIRWTSGGKLYDYVDQTSMDRKLQVLTGLGVTKVSVWSLGGNPWFTR; this is translated from the coding sequence ATGCGCAATCGCCGACTTCTCACCGCCGCCGCCGCGGCCGCCGCCTGTACGGTCGCGGCCTTCACCGCGGGATCGGCCTTGGGTTCTCCCGCGGGCCGCACACCCGCCCCGGTCCACGCCGCCCCCGCCGCCGCCCCCGCCGCCGTCCCCGCCGTGCCGTCCGGTGTGCAGCTGCAGGGCTGGCTCTACCCCGGCTCCGCCGGTGAGCCGCAGTGCGCCGGCCAGGCGGAGTACGCCGACAACCGGCTCAGGAGCGGCGCGCTCAAGCCCGAGTACTGGGCGGTCCAGCCCAACGGCACCCTGCTCCTGGAGACCGCGGCCCAGGGCCTGTGCAACGCCTACAGCGCGGCCGACGTCGCCGACCTCAAAGCGCATTCGACGTACCAGTACCCGACCGTCTCGGGCATGGACACCCCCACCGTCCGCGCCCTGGTGGGCAGTTCGGCCCGGCGCGGCCAGGCCGTCCAGCAGCTCACGGCGATGACCGTCAACGCCGGGCTGACCGGCATCGACGTCGACATGGAGGACTACTGGTCCTGGTCCACCGGCGACTTCGCCGACTACCGCACCTTCCTCACCCAGCTCGCCACATCGCTGCACGCCTCCGGCAAGCGTCTGCAGGTGGATGCCCCGGCGATGACCGAGGACGCGCCCTACTACGACTACGCGGCGGTGGTCGCGACGGGCGTCGACGAGCTCGCGATCATGGCGTACGACGACGAGTACGACTCCGCCGCCGGCGGAAAGTGCAAGCCCATCACCCCGTACGCCTGGCTGAAGCAGGTCGTCCAGTACGCGCGGAGCAAGGTGCCCGACCACGACAAGCTGGTCATCGGGCTGCCCTCGTACGGCTACAGCGCCCCCGCGTCCTGCGACACCTCGGCCATCGAGGGCAACATCCCGTTCAGCGTGATGCGCGGCAAGCCCGGCTGGTCGGGCAACGCGTCCACCATCGAGCAGCGCCGGGACAGCGGGTCCGGCGAGATCCGCTGGACCTCGGGCGGGAAGCTCTACGACTACGTCGACCAGACGTCGATGGACCGCAAGCTGCAGGTCCTCACCGGCCTCGGCGTCACCAAGGTCTCGGTGTGGTCGCTCGGCGGGAACCCCTGGTTCACCCGCTGA
- a CDS encoding sugar-binding domain-containing protein, with protein sequence MGPGEMVQAAAMARRFYLEGKSKIQIAEEFGVSRFKVARVLETALERDLVRIEIRVPAELDAERSDALRARYGLRHAVVVETPPEQSDAPDPENLGKVAADLLGELVTEGDVLGLAWGRSIITMANALDRLPPCTVVQLTGVYDVGTAERGSVEAVRTAAAVSGGEAHPLYAPMVLPDPATAATLRAQSGIAAAMGYFDKVTVAVVSIGSWAAGISTVHDALTDAERAHYAGLGVAAEMSSHLFDAAGRRVGRDLGERCITIEADRLRRIPEVLAIAGGLRKAAAIDAVLRSGLVTSLVTDTAAADHLLYSTGAAPRPALDRADPDGP encoded by the coding sequence ATGGGCCCCGGCGAGATGGTCCAGGCCGCAGCGATGGCGCGCCGTTTCTACCTCGAGGGCAAGTCCAAGATCCAGATCGCCGAGGAGTTCGGCGTGAGCCGCTTCAAGGTGGCCCGGGTGCTGGAGACCGCCCTCGAACGTGACCTGGTACGGATCGAGATCCGGGTCCCGGCCGAGCTGGACGCCGAGCGCTCCGACGCGCTGCGCGCCCGCTACGGCCTGCGGCACGCGGTCGTCGTCGAGACACCGCCGGAGCAGTCGGACGCGCCCGACCCGGAGAACCTGGGCAAGGTCGCCGCCGACCTGCTGGGCGAACTGGTCACCGAGGGCGATGTGCTCGGCCTGGCCTGGGGCCGCTCCATCATCACGATGGCCAACGCCCTGGACCGGCTGCCGCCGTGCACCGTCGTCCAGCTCACCGGTGTGTACGACGTGGGCACCGCCGAGCGCGGCTCCGTCGAGGCGGTGCGGACCGCCGCCGCGGTCTCCGGCGGCGAGGCGCACCCGCTGTACGCGCCGATGGTGCTGCCGGACCCGGCGACGGCCGCCACGCTGCGCGCGCAGAGCGGAATCGCCGCCGCGATGGGGTACTTCGACAAGGTCACGGTCGCGGTGGTCTCGATCGGCTCCTGGGCGGCCGGCATCTCCACCGTCCATGACGCGCTGACCGACGCCGAGCGCGCGCACTACGCGGGGCTCGGCGTCGCCGCCGAGATGTCCTCGCACCTGTTCGACGCCGCGGGGCGCCGGGTCGGCCGGGACCTGGGCGAACGCTGCATCACCATCGAGGCGGACCGGCTCCGCCGGATCCCCGAGGTGCTGGCCATCGCGGGCGGGCTGCGCAAGGCCGCCGCGATCGACGCGGTGCTGCGCTCCGGGCTGGTCACCAGCCTGGTGACGGACACCGCCGCCGCCGACCACCTGCTGTACTCGACCGGCGCCGCCCCGCGCCCCGCCCTGGACCGCGCGGACCCCGACGGACCGTAG
- the rpe gene encoding ribulose-phosphate 3-epimerase: MSVQINPSILSADFARLADEAKAVEGADWLHVDVMDNHFVPNLTLGVPIVESLSRASDIPLDCHLMIQDPDRWAPAYVEAGAGSVTFHVEAAAAPVRLAREIRAKGARASMALKPATPIEPYEDLLPELDMLLIMTVEPGFGGQAFLDIMLPKIRRTRALIDKHGLELWLQIDGGVSERTIERCAEAGADVFVAGSAVYGADDPAAAVRGLRELASAACTH, translated from the coding sequence ATGAGCGTGCAGATCAACCCCAGTATTCTTTCCGCCGATTTCGCCCGGCTCGCCGACGAGGCGAAGGCCGTGGAAGGCGCCGACTGGCTCCATGTCGACGTCATGGACAACCACTTCGTGCCCAACCTGACGCTCGGTGTGCCGATCGTGGAGTCGCTGAGCAGGGCGTCGGACATCCCGCTCGACTGCCATCTGATGATCCAGGACCCGGACCGCTGGGCCCCGGCCTATGTCGAGGCGGGCGCCGGTTCCGTCACCTTCCACGTCGAGGCGGCGGCCGCGCCGGTGCGGCTGGCCCGGGAGATCCGGGCGAAGGGCGCGCGGGCGTCGATGGCACTCAAGCCCGCCACCCCGATCGAGCCGTACGAGGACCTGCTGCCCGAGCTCGACATGCTGCTGATCATGACGGTGGAGCCCGGCTTCGGCGGTCAGGCGTTCCTCGACATCATGCTGCCCAAGATCCGCCGGACCCGCGCCCTCATCGACAAGCACGGCCTGGAGCTGTGGCTGCAGATCGACGGCGGGGTGTCGGAGCGGACCATCGAACGGTGTGCCGAGGCGGGCGCTGACGTCTTCGTCGCGGGTTCGGCGGTCTACGGTGCGGACGACCCGGCGGCGGCGGTGCGGGGGCTGCGTGAGCTGGCCTCGGCGGCCTGTACCCACTGA
- a CDS encoding MMPL family transporter, producing the protein MGGTGRWAHLVCGRRSKWVVLVLWLVLLVVVSPLAQKLTDEQKNDSSTWLPGSAESTQVLNLQKDFLPDTAPAVVVYARPGGLTETDRAKITQDAASIKAMTRHGILGARAVGPVLEKTGDPRAAQIIVPVSVDAGGWNGLADAVKDIRTTADANTAGLEVHITGPGGYASDSAEAFKGLDGTLLFAALAVVVVILLLTYRSVSLLFLPIISVVGALFTAQAVIYLLAKHAGLVVNAQSAGILTVLVFGAGTDYALLLVARYREELRRHEDRHEAMALALHRAGPAVLASASTVAVSMLCLMAAEMNSTSGLGPVAAIGVAIALLAMTTLFPALLVIVGRWVFWPAVPHRGSEEPTRSGLWARVGGRIAKGPRTVWVTTAVVLGVLSLGLIGLKADGLTTAQGFTGTPDSVVGQQVAGRYFPAGAGQPLVVIANAGAADQVRTALGSVQGVAPGSVITPPGVPAEKNGRVYLEATLASAADSTQAKQTVDRARDTLHAVPGADAEVGGGTAVIQDANRATSHDNLLLIPMILAVVLLILGLLLRALVAPLILIATVVLSFAAALGVSTFAFHHLFGFEGEDTSFPLFVFVFLVALGIDYNIFLMTRIREETAHSGTRTGTLTGLAATGGVITSAGLVLAGTFAALGTLPLVGFAEIGFAVAFGVLLDTFVVRSILVSAITLDLGHHVWWPSRLDSPGAPPQAAAQQRDDLAQRS; encoded by the coding sequence GTGGGCGGAACCGGACGGTGGGCGCACCTGGTGTGCGGCCGGCGCAGCAAGTGGGTCGTGCTCGTTCTGTGGCTGGTGCTGCTGGTGGTGGTCTCGCCGCTGGCGCAGAAGCTGACGGACGAGCAGAAGAACGACTCCTCGACCTGGCTTCCCGGCAGCGCCGAGTCCACCCAAGTCCTCAATCTCCAGAAGGACTTCCTCCCCGACACCGCTCCCGCCGTCGTCGTCTACGCCCGGCCGGGCGGCCTCACCGAGACCGACCGCGCCAAGATCACCCAGGACGCGGCGTCCATCAAGGCCATGACGCGGCACGGCATCCTCGGCGCCCGCGCCGTGGGACCGGTGCTGGAGAAGACCGGCGATCCGCGCGCGGCCCAGATCATCGTCCCGGTCAGCGTGGACGCGGGCGGCTGGAACGGTCTGGCCGACGCGGTGAAGGACATCCGCACCACCGCCGACGCCAACACCGCCGGTCTTGAAGTGCACATCACCGGCCCCGGCGGCTACGCCTCCGACTCCGCCGAGGCGTTCAAGGGGCTCGACGGCACCCTGCTGTTCGCCGCGCTCGCGGTGGTCGTGGTGATCCTGCTGCTCACCTACCGCAGCGTCAGCCTGCTCTTCCTGCCGATCATCTCCGTCGTCGGCGCGCTCTTCACCGCCCAGGCGGTGATCTATCTGCTGGCCAAGCACGCCGGTCTGGTGGTCAACGCGCAGAGCGCGGGCATCCTCACCGTCCTCGTCTTCGGCGCCGGCACGGACTACGCGCTGCTGCTCGTCGCCCGGTACCGCGAGGAGCTGCGCCGCCACGAGGACCGGCACGAGGCGATGGCCCTCGCCCTGCACCGGGCCGGGCCCGCGGTGCTGGCCAGTGCCTCGACGGTCGCGGTCAGCATGCTGTGCCTGATGGCCGCCGAGATGAACTCGACCTCGGGTCTCGGACCGGTCGCGGCCATCGGTGTCGCCATCGCCCTGCTCGCGATGACCACCCTCTTCCCCGCGCTGCTCGTCATCGTCGGCCGCTGGGTGTTCTGGCCCGCCGTGCCGCACAGGGGCTCCGAGGAGCCGACCCGCAGCGGGCTGTGGGCGCGGGTGGGCGGGCGGATCGCCAAGGGGCCGCGGACGGTCTGGGTGACCACTGCGGTGGTTCTCGGCGTGCTCTCGCTCGGACTGATCGGGCTGAAGGCGGACGGCCTGACGACCGCCCAGGGCTTCACCGGAACCCCCGACTCCGTGGTGGGCCAGCAGGTCGCGGGCCGCTACTTCCCGGCCGGCGCCGGACAGCCGCTCGTCGTCATCGCGAACGCCGGGGCCGCTGACCAGGTGCGGACCGCCCTCGGCTCGGTCCAGGGCGTCGCGCCCGGCTCCGTCATCACTCCACCGGGCGTCCCCGCGGAGAAGAACGGCCGGGTCTATCTGGAGGCCACGCTGGCGTCGGCGGCCGACAGTACGCAGGCCAAACAGACCGTCGACCGGGCCCGTGACACGCTGCACGCGGTGCCGGGCGCGGACGCCGAGGTCGGCGGCGGCACGGCGGTGATCCAGGACGCCAACCGTGCGACCTCGCACGACAACCTGCTCCTGATCCCGATGATCCTCGCCGTCGTGCTGCTGATCCTCGGGCTGCTGCTGCGGGCGCTGGTCGCCCCGCTGATCCTCATCGCGACCGTGGTGCTGTCCTTCGCGGCGGCGCTCGGGGTGAGCACGTTCGCCTTCCACCACCTGTTCGGGTTCGAGGGCGAGGACACCTCGTTCCCGCTGTTCGTCTTCGTGTTCCTGGTGGCGCTGGGCATCGACTACAACATCTTCCTGATGACCAGGATCCGCGAGGAGACGGCCCACTCCGGCACCCGTACCGGAACGCTCACCGGCCTCGCCGCGACCGGCGGCGTGATCACTTCCGCGGGCCTGGTGCTGGCCGGTACGTTCGCCGCCCTGGGCACCCTGCCGCTCGTCGGCTTCGCCGAGATCGGGTTCGCGGTCGCCTTCGGCGTCCTGCTCGACACGTTCGTCGTCCGGTCGATCCTGGTCTCCGCGATCACCCTCGACCTGGGCCACCACGTCTGGTGGCCCAGCAGGCTGGACTCCCCCGGAGCCCCGCCGCAGGCCGCCGCCCAGCAGCGGGACGACCTGGCGCAGCGCTCCTGA
- a CDS encoding RsmB/NOP family class I SAM-dependent RNA methyltransferase, whose product MNDQPRSRPQGTSQGKSQGKPKGKPYRRPQRDPVRILAFEALRAVDERDAYANLVLPSLLRNAEAEAVKKGGEFDRRDAALATELVYGTLRRQGTYDAVIAACVDRPLREVDPPVLDVLALGAHQLLGTRIPPHAAVSATVELARCVLGDGRARFVNAVLRKIAAQDIDAWVAQVAPPYDDDPEAHLAVVHSHPRWIVSALWDALGGGRAGIEDLLEADNERPEVTLVARPGRSTAEEVAASLPEEVTEPGRWSPYAVRLAEGGDPGAVDAVREGRAGVQDEGSQLVAAAVAAAPLDGRDERWLDGCAGPGGKAALLAALAAQRGALLVASEKQPHRARLVERTLAGNPGPYQVIVADGTRPAWAEGSFDRVLVDVPCTGLGALRRRPEARWRRKAEDVAGFATLQRGLLTEALRAVRVGGVVGYATCSPHPAETRAVVDDVLRGRGADEPLTAEWIDARPLMPGVPAIGDGPDVQLWPHLHGTDAMYLALLRRTS is encoded by the coding sequence GTGAACGACCAGCCGCGCAGCCGACCGCAGGGCACCTCGCAGGGGAAGTCCCAGGGCAAGCCGAAGGGCAAGCCCTACCGCAGGCCCCAGCGGGATCCGGTCCGGATCCTCGCCTTCGAGGCGCTGCGGGCGGTCGACGAGCGCGACGCGTACGCCAACCTCGTGCTGCCCTCGCTGCTGCGCAACGCCGAGGCGGAAGCGGTCAAGAAGGGCGGCGAGTTCGACCGCCGGGACGCCGCCCTCGCCACCGAGCTGGTCTACGGCACGCTGCGCCGCCAGGGCACCTACGACGCCGTGATCGCCGCCTGTGTTGACCGGCCGCTGCGCGAGGTCGACCCGCCGGTGCTGGACGTGCTCGCGCTCGGCGCGCACCAGCTGCTCGGTACCCGCATCCCGCCGCACGCCGCCGTCTCGGCCACCGTCGAGCTGGCCCGCTGCGTGCTCGGCGACGGCCGGGCCCGGTTCGTCAACGCGGTGCTCCGCAAGATCGCCGCGCAGGACATCGACGCCTGGGTCGCCCAGGTCGCCCCGCCGTACGACGACGACCCCGAGGCGCACCTCGCCGTGGTCCACTCGCATCCGCGCTGGATCGTCTCCGCGCTGTGGGACGCGCTCGGCGGCGGCCGGGCCGGTATCGAGGATCTGCTGGAGGCCGACAACGAGCGGCCCGAGGTGACGCTGGTGGCCCGCCCCGGCCGTTCCACGGCCGAGGAGGTGGCCGCCTCGCTCCCGGAAGAGGTGACCGAGCCCGGCCGCTGGTCCCCGTACGCGGTCCGGCTCGCCGAGGGCGGCGACCCGGGCGCCGTGGACGCCGTCCGTGAGGGCCGGGCCGGGGTGCAGGACGAGGGCAGCCAGCTGGTCGCCGCCGCGGTGGCGGCGGCCCCGCTGGACGGCCGGGACGAGCGCTGGCTGGACGGCTGCGCCGGCCCCGGCGGCAAGGCCGCGCTGCTCGCCGCACTCGCGGCGCAGCGCGGGGCGCTGCTCGTCGCGTCCGAGAAGCAGCCGCACCGGGCCCGGCTGGTGGAGCGCACACTGGCCGGCAACCCCGGCCCGTACCAGGTGATCGTCGCCGACGGCACCCGTCCCGCATGGGCCGAGGGCTCCTTCGACCGGGTGCTCGTCGACGTGCCCTGCACCGGACTGGGCGCGCTCCGCCGCCGCCCGGAGGCGCGCTGGCGCCGCAAGGCCGAGGACGTCGCGGGCTTCGCGACGCTCCAGCGCGGACTGCTCACCGAGGCGCTGCGCGCCGTCCGGGTCGGCGGCGTCGTCGGCTACGCCACCTGCTCGCCGCACCCGGCGGAGACCCGCGCCGTCGTCGACGACGTGCTGCGCGGTCGCGGGGCGGACGAGCCGCTGACCGCCGAGTGGATCGACGCCCGCCCGCTGATGCCCGGTGTCCCCGCCATCGGCGACGGCCCGGACGTCCAGCTCTGGCCGCATCTGCACGGCACCGACGCCATGTACCTGGCCCTGCTGCGCCGCACCTCCTGA
- the fmt gene encoding methionyl-tRNA formyltransferase, whose amino-acid sequence MRLVFAGTPEVAVPALEALLASDRHEVVAVVTRPDATAGRGRKLVSSPVAQRAGEAGIEVLKPVKPRDEDFLARLREIAPDACPVVAYGALLPKAALEIPAHGWVNLHFSLLPAWRGAAPVQHAVMAGDEVTGASTFLIEQGLDSGPVFGVVTEDVRPTDTSGDLLTRLAHSGAGLLTATMDGIEDGRLVPRTQPTEGITIAPKITVEDAAVDWNAPALRVDRLIRGCTPAPGAWTLLDGERFKLGPVTPLPGREDLAGLAPGELSVAKNAVYAGTGSHAVELGEVQQQGKKLMRAADWARGVRLASGTRLGG is encoded by the coding sequence ATGAGGCTCGTCTTCGCAGGCACTCCCGAGGTCGCCGTCCCCGCCCTGGAGGCGCTCCTGGCGTCGGACCGGCACGAGGTCGTCGCCGTCGTCACCCGTCCCGACGCGACCGCGGGCCGCGGCCGCAAGCTGGTCTCCAGCCCGGTCGCCCAGCGGGCCGGGGAGGCGGGCATCGAGGTGCTCAAGCCCGTGAAGCCGCGGGACGAGGACTTCCTCGCCCGGCTCCGGGAGATCGCCCCGGACGCCTGCCCGGTCGTCGCGTACGGAGCGCTGCTGCCCAAGGCCGCGCTCGAGATCCCGGCGCACGGCTGGGTCAACCTGCACTTCTCGCTGCTTCCCGCCTGGCGCGGCGCGGCTCCCGTGCAGCACGCGGTGATGGCCGGTGACGAGGTCACCGGCGCCTCGACGTTCCTCATCGAGCAGGGGCTGGACTCCGGTCCGGTCTTCGGCGTCGTCACCGAGGACGTCCGGCCCACCGACACCAGCGGTGACCTGCTCACCCGGCTCGCGCACAGCGGCGCCGGGCTGCTCACCGCGACGATGGACGGCATCGAGGACGGCCGGCTGGTGCCCCGGACACAGCCCACCGAGGGCATCACCATCGCCCCCAAGATCACCGTCGAGGACGCGGCGGTGGACTGGAACGCGCCCGCGCTGCGCGTCGACCGGCTGATCCGCGGCTGCACCCCGGCGCCCGGCGCCTGGACGCTGCTCGACGGCGAACGCTTCAAGCTCGGCCCGGTGACCCCGCTGCCCGGCCGCGAGGACCTGGCGGGACTGGCGCCCGGCGAGCTCTCCGTCGCCAAGAACGCGGTGTACGCGGGCACCGGCAGCCACGCCGTGGAACTCGGCGAGGTGCAGCAGCAGGGCAAGAAGCTGATGCGCGCCGCCGACTGGGCGCGCGGCGTCCGGCTCGCCTCCGGTACCCGCCTGGGCGGGTAG
- the def gene encoding peptide deformylase produces MSVTPIRLFGDPVLRMTAQPVTTFDKELRILVQDLTETMQAAPGAGLAAPQLGVSLRVFTYFVDGELGHLVNPDLTLSEEEQDGPEGCLSLPGLTYDCVRSYGVVAKGFNMYGDPVTIEGTQLLARCIQHETDHLDGIIFIDRLDAEQRKAAMKAIREAEWADLGVPQVKVSPHSTFGSTL; encoded by the coding sequence GTGTCCGTCACGCCCATCCGCCTCTTCGGCGACCCGGTGCTGCGCATGACGGCGCAGCCAGTCACCACCTTCGACAAGGAACTCCGCATTCTCGTCCAGGATCTGACCGAGACCATGCAGGCGGCGCCGGGCGCCGGTCTCGCGGCCCCGCAACTGGGCGTCTCGCTGCGGGTCTTCACCTACTTCGTCGACGGCGAACTGGGGCACCTGGTCAACCCGGACCTGACGCTGAGCGAGGAGGAGCAGGACGGTCCCGAGGGCTGTCTGTCGCTCCCCGGTCTGACTTACGACTGCGTCCGCTCCTACGGTGTCGTCGCCAAGGGCTTCAACATGTACGGCGACCCGGTCACCATCGAGGGCACCCAGCTGCTGGCCCGCTGCATCCAGCACGAGACCGACCACCTCGACGGCATCATCTTCATCGACCGGCTCGACGCCGAGCAGCGCAAGGCGGCGATGAAGGCGATCCGGGAGGCGGAGTGGGCGGACCTGGGCGTGCCGCAGGTGAAGGTCTCCCCGCACAGCACCTTCGGCAGCACGCTGTGA